In one Bacillus thuringiensis genomic region, the following are encoded:
- a CDS encoding bifunctional folylpolyglutamate synthase/dihydrofolate synthase: MIHTYKEAIGWIHSRLKFGMKPGLERMRWMLEELGNPERHIKCVHLAGTNGKGSTLTYMRYMLEGAKYKVGTFTSPYIESFNERISVNGTPIADEEITELVKLVKPVVEKLDETDLGEATEFEIITVMAICYFGKFNFCDVVLFETGLGGRFDSTNVIHPVLTIITNIGHDHMHILGNTLGEIAYEKAGIIKSGVPVITGVQDEEALQVIQNVAKENHANLYEMGNHFTALHKQSSEDGEQFDFTCPFASFEDVRITMKGSHQVGNAALALMAVMYVKTYVSFLIEEEEIRTGLQEAYWVGRFEKLQSNPDIIIDGAHNPEGIESLVKTVEAHYKDKNVIVLFTALGDKQLHNMVGQLETIADEIIFTTFAFDRAISADKLASYSQKESKLVFENWKEAIDTKVEMIAENDVFIITGSLYFISEVRKYICEKN, from the coding sequence GTGATACATACATACAAAGAAGCGATAGGGTGGATCCATAGCCGATTGAAATTTGGAATGAAGCCAGGATTAGAAAGAATGAGATGGATGTTAGAAGAACTTGGAAATCCAGAGCGTCATATCAAATGTGTTCATCTTGCTGGTACAAATGGAAAAGGTTCAACGTTAACATATATGCGTTACATGTTAGAAGGCGCGAAATATAAGGTAGGAACGTTTACCTCTCCTTACATCGAATCATTTAATGAACGCATTAGTGTGAATGGAACACCAATTGCAGACGAAGAGATTACTGAACTTGTAAAGCTGGTAAAACCAGTCGTGGAAAAACTAGATGAAACGGATTTAGGGGAAGCGACAGAGTTTGAAATTATTACTGTTATGGCGATTTGCTATTTCGGTAAATTCAATTTCTGTGATGTTGTTTTATTTGAAACAGGGCTTGGTGGACGTTTTGATTCTACCAATGTTATACACCCTGTTCTCACGATTATTACGAATATCGGTCACGATCATATGCATATTTTAGGAAATACACTAGGAGAAATTGCATATGAAAAGGCGGGGATTATTAAGTCTGGCGTGCCGGTAATTACTGGTGTACAAGATGAAGAAGCTTTGCAAGTCATTCAAAATGTTGCAAAGGAAAATCATGCAAACTTATACGAGATGGGCAACCATTTTACAGCATTACATAAACAGTCTAGTGAAGATGGAGAACAGTTCGATTTCACTTGTCCTTTCGCCTCTTTTGAAGATGTGCGAATCACAATGAAAGGCAGCCACCAAGTAGGAAACGCAGCACTTGCGCTTATGGCAGTCATGTATGTAAAAACATATGTATCATTTTTAATTGAGGAAGAAGAAATAAGAACTGGATTACAGGAAGCGTATTGGGTGGGGCGCTTTGAAAAACTGCAAAGTAATCCAGATATTATTATAGATGGTGCTCATAATCCAGAAGGTATCGAAAGCCTTGTGAAAACAGTAGAAGCGCATTACAAAGATAAAAATGTAATAGTGTTATTTACTGCCCTTGGTGATAAACAATTACATAACATGGTAGGCCAATTAGAAACCATTGCAGATGAAATTATTTTTACAACATTCGCCTTTGATCGTGCTATTTCTGCTGATAAGCTTGCATCATATTCACAGAAAGAATCAAAATTAGTTTTTGAAAATTGGAAAGAGGCAATTGATACAAAAGTTGAAATGATAGCAGAAAATGATGTTTTTATCATAACAGGTTCTCTTTATTTCATTTCTGAAGTACGAAAATATATTTGCGAGAAAAACTAG
- a CDS encoding Maf family protein, whose protein sequence is MRKIILASGSPRRKELLELASVPFEIVVSEVEETIGAYSSPSDIVMSLALQKASAVAENNSDYIVLGADTIVTYESRILGKPSNEDEAKEMLQLLSGKTHEVYTGVAIIAKEKTVTFYERTEVTFWELTEEEIDTYVASKEPLDKAGSYGIQGKGSIFVQNIQGDYYSVVGLPIARLVRELKQFDIDVTHA, encoded by the coding sequence ATGAGAAAAATAATTTTAGCTTCAGGGTCACCTCGGAGGAAGGAATTGCTTGAGTTAGCTAGTGTGCCATTTGAAATCGTTGTAAGTGAAGTAGAGGAAACAATTGGTGCATATTCATCGCCTTCTGATATTGTAATGTCGCTTGCCTTGCAAAAAGCATCAGCGGTGGCAGAAAATAATAGTGATTACATTGTGTTAGGTGCAGATACAATTGTTACATATGAGTCGCGTATTCTTGGTAAGCCTTCTAATGAGGATGAGGCGAAAGAGATGTTGCAATTACTATCAGGGAAAACACATGAAGTGTATACAGGTGTTGCAATTATAGCAAAAGAAAAAACGGTTACTTTTTATGAGCGTACAGAAGTTACATTTTGGGAGTTAACAGAAGAGGAAATTGATACATACGTCGCGTCGAAAGAACCTCTTGATAAAGCCGGTAGTTATGGGATTCAAGGTAAAGGATCTATTTTCGTTCAAAATATTCAAGGGGACTACTATAGTGTAGTTGGCTTACCAATTGCACGTCTCGTTCGGGAATTAAAACAATTTGATATTGATGTAACCCATGCGTAA
- a CDS encoding valine--tRNA ligase, translating to MSNTEKNLPTKYDHMSVEEGLYQWWLEGKYFEATGDEKKQPYTIVIPPPNVTGKLHLGHAWDTTLQDILTRTKRMQGYDVLWLPGMDHAGIATQAKVEGKLREEGISRYDLGREKFLEKAWEWKEEYASHIRQQWGKVGLGLDYSRERFTLDKGLSDAVNKVFVQLYEKGLIYRGEYIINWDPATRTALSDIEVIHKEVQGAFYHMNYPLTDGSGHIRLATTRPETMLGDTAVAVHPEDDRYKHLIGKTVTLPIVGREIPIIADEYVEKDFGTGVVKITPAHDPNDFEVGNRHDLPRILVMNEDGTMNEKAGKYNGMDRFECRKELVKDLQEAGVLVEIEPHMHSVGHSERSGAVVEPYLSTQWFVKMAPLAEKAVALQQKEEEKVTFVPERFENTYLRWMENIHDWCISRQLWWGHRIPAWYHKETGEVYVGTEAPADIENWNQDNDVLDTWFSSALWPFSTLGWPNEDSADFKRYYSTDALVTGYDIIFFWVSRMIFQGLEFTGERPFKDVLIHGLVRDEQGRKMSKSLGNGIDPMDVIEKYGADAMRFFLSTGSAPGQDLRFSMEKVESTWNFINKIWNASRFVLMNMDDMKYEEIDLTGEKSVADKWILTRLNETIESVTRNMDKYEFGEAGRSLYNFIWDDFCDWYIEMAKLPLYGEDEAAKKTTRSILAYVLDQTMRLLHPFMPFVTEKIWQHLPHEGESITVAAWPTVREDLQDTEAAAEMHLLVDIIRSVRNIRAEVNTPMSKKVQMQIKAKDEAVLAQLTKNSSYIERFCNPSELTIQTDLQAPEKAMTAIVSGAELFLPLADLINLDEERARLEKELEKFDKEVERVQKKLSNQGFVAKAPAAVIEGERAKEQDYLEKREAVRQRLADLEK from the coding sequence ATGTCAAACACGGAAAAGAATTTACCAACTAAATATGATCATATGTCCGTTGAAGAAGGCCTTTATCAATGGTGGCTTGAAGGCAAATATTTTGAAGCAACAGGAGACGAGAAGAAACAACCGTATACAATTGTAATTCCACCTCCGAACGTAACTGGTAAGTTACACTTAGGTCATGCTTGGGATACAACTCTTCAAGATATTTTAACTCGTACGAAGCGTATGCAAGGATACGATGTACTATGGCTTCCAGGAATGGACCATGCTGGTATCGCAACACAAGCGAAAGTAGAAGGAAAACTTCGTGAAGAAGGTATTTCACGTTACGATCTTGGCCGTGAAAAATTCCTTGAAAAAGCTTGGGAGTGGAAAGAAGAGTACGCTTCTCACATTCGTCAACAATGGGGGAAAGTTGGTTTAGGACTAGACTATTCTCGTGAACGTTTCACATTAGACAAAGGTTTATCAGATGCGGTTAATAAAGTATTCGTTCAATTATACGAAAAAGGCTTAATTTATCGTGGTGAATATATCATCAACTGGGATCCAGCAACACGTACAGCTCTTTCTGATATTGAAGTAATTCATAAAGAAGTTCAAGGTGCATTCTACCATATGAACTATCCGTTAACAGATGGTTCTGGTCACATTCGTCTTGCGACAACTCGTCCAGAAACGATGCTTGGTGATACAGCAGTAGCAGTTCATCCAGAAGACGATCGTTACAAACATTTAATCGGAAAAACAGTTACACTTCCAATCGTAGGCCGTGAGATTCCGATTATTGCTGATGAGTACGTAGAAAAAGATTTCGGAACGGGCGTTGTAAAAATTACACCAGCTCATGACCCGAATGACTTTGAAGTAGGTAACCGTCATGACTTACCACGCATTTTAGTAATGAACGAAGATGGAACAATGAACGAAAAAGCTGGTAAGTATAACGGTATGGATCGTTTCGAATGCCGTAAAGAATTAGTAAAAGACTTACAAGAAGCTGGCGTATTAGTAGAAATCGAGCCACATATGCATTCAGTAGGTCATAGTGAGCGTAGCGGTGCAGTTGTTGAGCCTTATTTATCAACACAGTGGTTCGTAAAAATGGCTCCACTTGCTGAAAAAGCAGTAGCGCTTCAACAAAAAGAAGAAGAAAAAGTAACGTTCGTACCAGAGCGTTTTGAAAACACATATTTACGTTGGATGGAAAATATTCATGACTGGTGTATTTCTCGTCAATTATGGTGGGGACACCGTATTCCAGCTTGGTACCATAAAGAAACTGGTGAAGTATACGTAGGTACAGAAGCACCAGCAGATATTGAAAACTGGAATCAAGATAACGATGTACTTGATACATGGTTCAGTTCAGCATTATGGCCATTCTCCACACTTGGTTGGCCAAATGAAGATTCAGCAGACTTCAAACGTTACTATTCAACAGATGCACTAGTAACGGGTTATGATATCATCTTCTTCTGGGTATCTCGTATGATTTTCCAAGGTTTAGAGTTTACAGGCGAGCGTCCATTTAAAGATGTATTAATTCACGGTTTAGTTCGTGACGAGCAAGGTCGTAAAATGAGTAAATCTCTTGGTAACGGTATTGATCCAATGGATGTTATCGAGAAGTACGGTGCAGATGCAATGCGTTTCTTCTTATCAACAGGAAGTGCACCAGGTCAAGATTTACGTTTCAGCATGGAAAAAGTAGAATCTACTTGGAACTTCATTAATAAAATTTGGAACGCATCACGTTTCGTATTAATGAACATGGATGATATGAAGTATGAAGAAATCGATTTAACTGGTGAAAAATCAGTTGCGGATAAGTGGATCTTAACTCGCTTAAACGAAACAATCGAAAGCGTAACACGTAACATGGATAAATATGAGTTCGGTGAAGCTGGTCGTTCATTATACAACTTCATTTGGGACGATTTCTGTGATTGGTATATTGAAATGGCGAAACTTCCACTATACGGTGAAGATGAAGCAGCTAAGAAAACAACTCGTTCTATTTTAGCTTACGTATTAGATCAAACAATGCGTCTATTACACCCATTCATGCCATTCGTAACAGAGAAAATTTGGCAACACTTACCGCATGAAGGCGAGTCTATTACAGTAGCTGCGTGGCCAACAGTTCGCGAAGATTTACAAGATACGGAGGCTGCGGCAGAAATGCACCTTCTAGTTGATATCATTCGCTCTGTTCGTAACATCCGTGCAGAAGTAAATACGCCAATGAGCAAAAAAGTTCAAATGCAAATTAAAGCAAAAGATGAGGCTGTACTTGCTCAACTTACGAAAAACAGCTCTTACATTGAGCGTTTCTGTAACCCAAGCGAATTAACAATTCAAACAGACTTACAAGCGCCAGAAAAGGCAATGACTGCAATCGTATCAGGTGCAGAGTTATTCTTACCGTTAGCTGATCTTATCAATCTTGATGAAGAGAGAGCTCGTCTTGAGAAAGAACTTGAGAAGTTCGATAAAGAAGTAGAACGTGTACAGAAGAAACTTTCTAACCAAGGTTTCGTAGCGAAAGCTCCTGCAGCGGTTATTGAAGGAGAGCGTGCGAAAGAGCAAGATTACCTAGAAAAACGCGAAGCAGTTCGTCAACGTCTAGCAGATCTTGAAAAGTAA
- a CDS encoding helix-turn-helix transcriptional regulator has protein sequence MQDKLVSLRMYNRLTQQDMADLIGVDKRTYVNKEYGVTQFKANEMFLIAQRFGKGIEEIFLPTNFMKHEVYEVDGEIDGTNYIG, from the coding sequence TTGCAAGACAAACTGGTGTCTTTACGTATGTATAATAGGTTAACTCAACAGGATATGGCTGATTTAATAGGTGTAGATAAGAGAACTTATGTTAATAAAGAATATGGAGTTACTCAATTTAAAGCTAATGAGATGTTTTTAATTGCTCAGAGATTCGGTAAAGGAATTGAGGAAATTTTTTTGCCAACTAACTTCATGAAACATGAAGTTTATGAGGTGGATGGTGAGATAGATGGAACGAACTATATTGGATAA
- a CDS encoding recombinase family protein produces the protein MTVGIYIRVSTEEQVRDGFSISAQREKLKAYCVAQDWDNFKFYVDEGVSAKDTNRPQLSIMLDHIKKGLINTVLVYRLDRLTRSVMDLYKLLDTFDKYNCAFKSATEVYDTSTAMGRMFITIVAALAQWERENLGERVRMGQLEKARQGEYSAKAPFGFDKNEYSKLIINLEESKVVLDMVRKIEEGYSIRQLADHLDGYIKPIRGYKWHIRTILDILSNHAMYGAIRWSNEIIENAHQGIITKDRFMKVQQLLSSRQNFKKRKTTSIFIFQMKLLCPNCGNHLTCERVMYHRKKDNQDIEHNRYRCQACVLNKKKAFSSSEKKIEIAFLDYIEKYRFKQVPKFQTEDNEIDIFKKQLSKVERQREKFQKAWSNDLMTDEEFANRMKETKQALESIKEKLKSLSSNENENIDDDAIKEIINNIKSTWSYLSSDEKKQFMNMFIENIKINKKDGVTEVLDIEFY, from the coding sequence GTGACTGTTGGAATTTATATAAGAGTAAGCACTGAAGAACAAGTACGAGATGGTTTCTCTATTTCAGCTCAACGTGAAAAGCTAAAAGCATATTGCGTGGCACAAGACTGGGATAATTTCAAATTTTATGTAGATGAAGGTGTATCAGCAAAGGATACGAATCGTCCACAATTAAGCATAATGTTAGACCATATCAAAAAAGGATTAATTAATACTGTTTTAGTTTATCGTCTAGATCGTCTAACACGTTCTGTTATGGACTTATACAAACTACTAGATACATTCGATAAATACAATTGTGCTTTTAAATCAGCAACAGAAGTTTATGATACTTCCACGGCTATGGGGAGAATGTTTATTACAATTGTAGCTGCATTAGCTCAATGGGAAAGAGAAAATTTAGGTGAACGTGTAAGAATGGGTCAATTAGAAAAGGCTCGCCAAGGAGAATATTCAGCAAAGGCCCCATTTGGATTTGATAAAAATGAGTATAGCAAATTAATTATAAATCTAGAAGAAAGCAAAGTAGTTTTAGATATGGTAAGAAAAATTGAAGAGGGTTACTCTATCAGACAACTCGCCGACCATTTAGACGGCTATATTAAGCCCATAAGAGGTTACAAATGGCATATACGCACCATATTAGATATTCTTTCTAATCACGCCATGTACGGAGCGATAAGGTGGTCTAATGAGATAATAGAGAATGCGCACCAAGGAATCATTACGAAAGATAGATTTATGAAGGTTCAACAACTACTATCTAGTCGCCAAAATTTTAAAAAACGTAAAACTACTTCTATCTTCATTTTTCAAATGAAATTACTTTGTCCAAATTGCGGAAATCATTTAACTTGTGAAAGAGTAATGTATCATAGAAAAAAAGATAATCAAGATATTGAACATAATCGATATCGTTGTCAGGCTTGTGTTCTAAATAAGAAAAAGGCTTTTTCCTCCAGTGAGAAAAAAATAGAGATAGCCTTTTTAGATTATATTGAAAAATACAGATTCAAACAGGTACCGAAATTTCAAACAGAAGACAATGAAATTGATATCTTCAAGAAACAATTATCTAAAGTAGAACGACAAAGAGAAAAGTTTCAAAAAGCATGGTCAAACGATCTAATGACAGATGAAGAGTTTGCCAATCGAATGAAAGAAACGAAACAAGCGCTAGAATCGATAAAAGAAAAGTTGAAATCTTTAAGTTCCAATGAAAACGAAAATATAGATGATGATGCTATAAAAGAAATTATAAATAATATTAAAAGTACTTGGTCATATTTATCATCTGATGAGAAAAAACAATTTATGAATATGTTCATAGAGAATATCAAAATTAATAAAAAAGACGGAGTTACAGAAGTATTAGATATAGAATTTTATTAG
- a CDS encoding helix-turn-helix domain-containing protein has protein sequence MKQDVSKYVGQQIKNFRKLKKMTQKELGLRIGKKHNTISSYENGTNEPEQDVLFAIAQALDISINDLFPPTNEVYKPNTPTISLIRESSYTYVPTAISAGLPLEIDGMTEMDLETIHIPDSLMGKWAGREDIFMTRVNGDSMNKVIPHTSLIAVKEVALEELYDNDIVVFSNGCDYSVKRFFNDKQNKRLIFRPDSYDNRFFDYTVPYEDAANIKIHGKVVMYVATLN, from the coding sequence ATGAAACAAGATGTTTCTAAATATGTAGGTCAACAAATTAAAAACTTTAGGAAACTAAAGAAAATGACCCAAAAAGAATTAGGATTACGAATAGGAAAAAAACATAATACAATTTCTTCTTATGAAAATGGGACAAACGAACCTGAACAAGATGTATTATTTGCAATAGCACAAGCATTGGATATATCAATTAATGATTTGTTCCCACCAACAAATGAAGTGTATAAACCAAATACTCCAACTATTTCTTTAATACGTGAATCTTCATATACTTATGTTCCAACTGCAATTTCAGCTGGTTTACCTCTAGAAATTGATGGAATGACAGAAATGGATTTGGAAACTATACATATTCCTGATTCACTAATGGGGAAATGGGCAGGTAGAGAAGATATTTTTATGACTCGTGTTAATGGTGACTCGATGAATAAAGTTATACCACATACCTCTTTGATTGCCGTAAAAGAAGTTGCTTTAGAGGAACTTTACGATAATGACATAGTTGTTTTTAGTAACGGCTGCGATTATTCTGTAAAACGTTTCTTTAATGATAAACAAAATAAACGATTAATATTCCGACCGGATTCATACGACAATCGTTTCTTTGATTATACAGTTCCTTATGAAGATGCTGCGAATATAAAAATACACGGTAAAGTAGTAATGTACGTAGCTACATTAAACTAA